In Meles meles chromosome 2, mMelMel3.1 paternal haplotype, whole genome shotgun sequence, the sequence TCTTTGAtgattaaaatcctaaaaatgtgATTCTTACTGATTTGTACATCTTTCTTTTATGTAGGAGACACAGCAGTTCGAGAAGTTTTTGAAGAGACTGGAATAAGATCAGAATTCAGGTCCCTCCTGAGCATTCGGCAACAGCATACCAATCCTGGAGCTTTTGGGAAGTCAGATATGTATATCATCTGTCGCTTAAAGCCACATTCATTCACCATAGATTTTTGCCAGCATGAATGCTTAAGGTGTGAATGGATGGATCTCAGTGACCTGGCCAAGACTGAAAATACGACTCCCATCACCAGCAGAGTTGCCAGGCTGCTGCTCTATGGGTACAGAGAAGGGTTTGACAAGATTGATTTCACCATGGAAGAACTTCCGGCAGTTTACACAGGCTTGTTCTATAAACTCTATCACAAGGAACTGCCAGCCAATTACAGAACTATGACAGGAATGGATTAAATCCATAGTTACAtgttctaaaaaattttaagtaaattgcACAGGCAGAATAATGTGTGCCGTACTATAAAAAGCAGTGGATATTTGGAGTTAACTAAATATCTGACTTTAATATTCtaatgtttataattttcataaGAAACCTTGTTTGATGAAAACATGCAAATTTAAAAGCCTCTTTTCAAGGAAGCAAA encodes:
- the NUDT6 gene encoding nucleoside diphosphate-linked moiety X motif 6 isoform X4: MWKFPGGLSEPGEDIGDTAVREVFEETGIRSEFRSLLSIRQQHTNPGAFGKSDMYIICRLKPHSFTIDFCQHECLRCEWMDLSDLAKTENTTPITSRVARLLLYGYREGFDKIDFTMEELPAVYTGLFYKLYHKELPANYRTMTGMD
- the NUDT6 gene encoding nucleoside diphosphate-linked moiety X motif 6 isoform X2; the protein is MPPLTSGSFPRAVLLRICSARLLAGHRGACGGRGCRWDHPARAEELRGELDRFGGVSVSLAQLGALDRLDAASFQRRLQGAVFDENTGKILVVQDRNKLKNMWKFPGGLSEPGEDIGDTAVREVFEETGIRSEFRSLLSIRQQHTNPGAFGKSDMYIICRLKPHSFTIDFCQHECLRCEWMDLSDLAKTENTTPITSRVARLLLYGYREGFDKIDFTMEELPAVYTGLFYKLYHKELPANYRTMTGMD
- the NUDT6 gene encoding nucleoside diphosphate-linked moiety X motif 6 isoform X3, which translates into the protein MRNMANEHLSAIQQWRSEGRIAVWLHIPILQSRFITPAASLGFCFHHAESDSSTLTLWLGEGRSRLPGYATHQVGVAGAVFDENTGKILVVQDRNKLKNMWKFPGGLSEPGEDIGDTAVREVFEETGIRSEFRSLLSIRQQHTNPGAFGKSDMYIICRLKPHSFTIDFCQHECLRCEWMDLSDLAKTENTTPITSRVARLLLYGYREGFDKIDFTMEELPAVYTGLFYKLYHKELPANYRTMTGMD